A DNA window from Schistocerca americana isolate TAMUIC-IGC-003095 chromosome 4, iqSchAmer2.1, whole genome shotgun sequence contains the following coding sequences:
- the LOC124612415 gene encoding uncharacterized protein LOC124612415 isoform X3 translates to MPQMMENPAFERDGSVAGSSGVAAVRSVELGAVEAPPPSNGVVCTDLCRTQLPPLPHKQPPSPWNRLKTVFLATIIAILVVWVIVFTTLSQLGYF, encoded by the coding sequence ATGGAGAACCCGGCTTTCGAGCGGGATGGGTCGGTAGCCGGAAGCAGCGGCGTCGCGGCGGTGCGCAGCGTGGAGCTGGGGGCCGTGGAGGCGCCGCCCCCGAGCAACGGCGTCGTCTGCACCGACTTGTGCCGCACGCAGTTGCCGCCGCTGCCGCACAAACAGCCGCCCAGCCCCTGGAACCGCCTCAAGACCGTCTTCCTCGCCACCATCATCGCCATACTCGTCGTCTGGGTCATCGTCTTCACCACCCTCAGCCAGCTAGGCTACTTCTAG
- the LOC124612415 gene encoding uncharacterized protein LOC124612415 isoform X2 has translation MPLPPARQMENPAFERDGSVAGSSGVAAVRSVELGAVEAPPPSNGVVCTDLCRTQLPPLPHKQPPSPWNRLKTVFLATIIAILVVWVIVFTTLSQLGYF, from the coding sequence ATGGAGAACCCGGCTTTCGAGCGGGATGGGTCGGTAGCCGGAAGCAGCGGCGTCGCGGCGGTGCGCAGCGTGGAGCTGGGGGCCGTGGAGGCGCCGCCCCCGAGCAACGGCGTCGTCTGCACCGACTTGTGCCGCACGCAGTTGCCGCCGCTGCCGCACAAACAGCCGCCCAGCCCCTGGAACCGCCTCAAGACCGTCTTCCTCGCCACCATCATCGCCATACTCGTCGTCTGGGTCATCGTCTTCACCACCCTCAGCCAGCTAGGCTACTTCTAG